Proteins encoded together in one Bactrocera neohumeralis isolate Rockhampton chromosome 4, APGP_CSIRO_Bneo_wtdbg2-racon-allhic-juicebox.fasta_v2, whole genome shotgun sequence window:
- the LOC126757216 gene encoding transcription factor Jra yields MKTTISATTTTNTALTANSSATSVNILPKTEPSDINLTFQTPNAAAPSSNNTSVNTNKRPISLDLNKMAAKKQRLVTPLSIDSPNLDNMKTINTPDIEKILLSNVMPTPQPGVIFPSKTSTVTSEQEAYVKGFEEALSNLHQSKKSQAAQITNSSSSNVVTAAPTTTASVVGTGVSGGSFTYTNLENFPVAIKDEPQNPGSPAALSPIDMETQEKIKLERKRQRNRVAASKCRKRKLERISKLEDKVKMLKGENSDLGAVVKTLKDHVAQLKEQVMDHFNSGCTISMLTEQQMLASK; encoded by the exons ATGAAAACCACTAtcagtgcaacaacaactaccaaCACAGCTCTGACGGCTAACAGCAGCGCAACGTCGGTTAATATCTTACCCAAAACGGAACCAAGCGATATCAATTTAACTTTTCAAACACCAAACGCCGCTGCTCCTAGTAGCAATAACACCAGCGTGAATACGAATAAGCGACCAATTTCATTGGATTTGAATAAAATGGCGGCAAAAAAACAACGTTTGGTCACACCGCTTAGCATTGATTCGCCCAATTTGGATAACATGAAAACCATAAATACGCCGGACATTGAGAAAATACTACTAAGCAACGTGATGCCGACACCGCAACCGGGTGTGATATTTCCCAGCAAAACGAGTACG GTTACTTCGGAACAGGAAGCCTATGTGAAGGGCTTTGAGGAGGCGTTAAGTAACTTACATCAAAGCAAAAAGTCGCAGGCCGCACAGATAACCAACAGCAGTAGTAGTAATGTGGTAACGGCCGCGCCGACAACCACGGCAAGCGTAGTGGGCACGGGCGTTAGTGGCGGCTCCTTCACCTACACTAATCTAG AAAACTTCCCCGTCGCTATCAAAGATGAGCCACAAAACCCCGGCTCGCCAGCGGCGCTCAGCCCCATCGACATGGAAACGCAAGAGAAAATCAAGTTAGAGCGCAAACGGCAGCGCAACCGTGTCGCCGCATCCAAGTGCCGCAAACGCAAACTGGAACGCATTTCCAAGCTGGAGGATAAAGTAAAAATGCTCAAGGGTGAGAACTCAGACCTTGGCGCCGTGGTGAAAACATTGAAGGATCATGTTGCGCAACTGAAAGAACAAGTGATGGATCACTTTAACTCCGGTTGCACAATCTCCATGTTAACGGAGCAACAAATGTTGGCAAGCAAATAA